A window of the Gossypium hirsutum isolate 1008001.06 chromosome A05, Gossypium_hirsutum_v2.1, whole genome shotgun sequence genome harbors these coding sequences:
- the LOC107940970 gene encoding uncharacterized protein isoform X2 has product MLLMRSLSTPILNSWLCHSKDCCSSPDPDFPILQRSGSVSFYTPASIDYHKHKQLNLPKPRKKEGKPMIPTPHSLDFHKQAEQESDDQEQESEPKSCSIRTLFSISGVGERVVDDDEVSNVTDGGSICGPGDDCGGGGSGLFGTDSTDVYYQKMIEANPDNPLFLGNYAKFLKEIRGDFGRAEEYCERAILANTIDGNVLSLYAHLIWENQKDAHRAQTYFDQAVQASPHD; this is encoded by the exons atgctGCTGATGAGAAGCTTATCGACACCAATCTTAAATTCATGGTTATGTCACTCCAAAGACTGTTGTTCATCACCAGACCCCGACTTCCCCATTCTCCAAAGATCCGGATCAGTCTCTTTTTACACCCCAGCTTCCATTGATTACCATAAACATAAACAACTCAATCTCCCAAAACCAAGAAAAAAAGAGGGCAAACCCATGATACCAACACCGCACTCTCTCGACTTCCACAAACAAGCAGAGCAGGAAAGTGATGACCAAGAACAAGAGTCAGAACCCAAGTCTTGTTCCATCCGaacactattttcaatttctggGGTGGGAGAAAGAGTAGTGGATGATGATGAAGTTAGTAATGTGACGGATGGTGGTAGTATCTGCGGCCCTGGAGATGATTGTGGTGGCGGCGGCTCAGGGTTATTTGGGACTGACAGCACTGATGTTTACTACCAGAAAATGATTGAAGCAAATCCTGATAATCCGCTTTTTCTTGGGAATTATGCCAAGTTTTTGAAAGAG ATTAGAGGGGATTTTGGCAGAGCTGAGGAGTACTGCGAGCGAGCAATTTTGGCAAATACTATTGATGGAAATGTTTTGTCACTCTATGCTCATCTAATTTGGGAAAACCAAAAGGATGCTCATAGAGCCCAAACTTACTTTGATCAAGCTGTTCAGGCTTCCCCACATGACTG a
- the LOC107940970 gene encoding uncharacterized protein isoform X1: MLLMRSLSTPILNSWLCHSKDCCSSPDPDFPILQRSGSVSFYTPASIDYHKHKQLNLPKPRKKEGKPMIPTPHSLDFHKQAEQESDDQEQESEPKSCSIRTLFSISGVGERVVDDDEVSNVTDGGSICGPGDDCGGGGSGLFGTDSTDVYYQKMIEANPDNPLFLGNYAKFLKEIRGDFGRAEEYCERAILANTIDGNVLSLYAHLIWENQKDAHRAQTYFDQAVQASPHDCFLLASYAKFLWDAEEEEEHSGQGDW; this comes from the exons atgctGCTGATGAGAAGCTTATCGACACCAATCTTAAATTCATGGTTATGTCACTCCAAAGACTGTTGTTCATCACCAGACCCCGACTTCCCCATTCTCCAAAGATCCGGATCAGTCTCTTTTTACACCCCAGCTTCCATTGATTACCATAAACATAAACAACTCAATCTCCCAAAACCAAGAAAAAAAGAGGGCAAACCCATGATACCAACACCGCACTCTCTCGACTTCCACAAACAAGCAGAGCAGGAAAGTGATGACCAAGAACAAGAGTCAGAACCCAAGTCTTGTTCCATCCGaacactattttcaatttctggGGTGGGAGAAAGAGTAGTGGATGATGATGAAGTTAGTAATGTGACGGATGGTGGTAGTATCTGCGGCCCTGGAGATGATTGTGGTGGCGGCGGCTCAGGGTTATTTGGGACTGACAGCACTGATGTTTACTACCAGAAAATGATTGAAGCAAATCCTGATAATCCGCTTTTTCTTGGGAATTATGCCAAGTTTTTGAAAGAG ATTAGAGGGGATTTTGGCAGAGCTGAGGAGTACTGCGAGCGAGCAATTTTGGCAAATACTATTGATGGAAATGTTTTGTCACTCTATGCTCATCTAATTTGGGAAAACCAAAAGGATGCTCATAGAGCCCAAACTTACTTTGATCAAGCTGTTCAGGCTTCCCCACATGACTG TTTTCTCCTGGCTTCATACGCAAAATTTCTTTGGGAtgcagaagaagaagaagagcataGCGGGCAAGGTGACTGGTGA